A window of Burkholderiales bacterium contains these coding sequences:
- a CDS encoding efflux RND transporter periplasmic adaptor subunit: protein MRSLTTIAPLAAAAALLAACGGKPEAPPPRVTDVTAMTVSARDVPVDLEFVAQTRSTREVEIRARVEGFLEKRTYKEGDMVKPGQVLFQMDRKPFEAALQSARGQLAQQQARLEVAKANLARIRPLAAENAVSKKDLDDAVGAEQAAQAAVMSAQGQVDNARINLGYTTIASPLSGLSSYARKQDGSYVTPGPEGLLTTVSALNPMEVNFSVSENEILRWREEIGAGKLKFPPNNAFEVEVTLADGSVYPHKGRITFIDPSFNPQTGTFLVRAEVSNPNGILKPGQFVRAKGRGAMRPNAIVVPQRAVLQGAKSHFVWVIDKEGKAEQRVVQAGQWTGDEWFVTNGLAPGERIVVDGAIRVSQGAPLKIGTAAPAAPPKAGETAPPDGKPAAQSTPPAARPAAGPTTQQDRQQRVALRMSVELSLSREMHAANAN, encoded by the coding sequence ATGAGATCACTCACTACGATCGCCCCGCTCGCGGCGGCGGCCGCGCTGCTCGCCGCGTGCGGCGGCAAGCCCGAAGCGCCTCCGCCGCGGGTCACCGACGTCACCGCGATGACCGTCAGCGCCCGCGACGTGCCGGTCGACCTGGAGTTCGTCGCGCAGACGCGCAGCACGCGCGAGGTCGAGATCCGCGCGCGCGTCGAAGGCTTTCTCGAGAAGCGCACTTACAAGGAAGGCGACATGGTGAAGCCGGGCCAGGTGCTCTTCCAGATGGACCGCAAGCCTTTCGAGGCGGCGCTGCAGTCGGCGCGCGGCCAGCTCGCGCAGCAGCAGGCGAGGCTGGAAGTGGCGAAAGCCAACCTCGCGCGCATCCGTCCGCTCGCCGCGGAGAACGCGGTCAGCAAGAAGGACCTCGACGACGCCGTCGGCGCCGAGCAGGCGGCCCAGGCCGCGGTCATGTCCGCGCAGGGCCAGGTCGACAACGCGCGCATCAACCTCGGCTACACGACGATCGCCTCGCCGCTGTCGGGCTTGTCGAGCTACGCGCGCAAGCAGGACGGCAGCTACGTCACGCCGGGGCCCGAAGGGCTGCTCACCACCGTGTCGGCGCTGAATCCGATGGAGGTGAACTTCAGCGTCTCCGAGAACGAGATCCTGCGCTGGCGCGAGGAGATCGGCGCGGGCAAGCTGAAATTCCCGCCCAACAACGCGTTCGAAGTCGAGGTGACGCTGGCCGACGGCTCGGTCTATCCGCACAAGGGCCGCATCACCTTCATCGATCCGTCGTTCAACCCGCAGACCGGCACCTTCCTCGTGCGCGCCGAGGTGTCGAATCCCAACGGCATCCTGAAGCCCGGCCAGTTCGTGCGCGCCAAAGGCCGCGGCGCGATGCGGCCGAACGCCATCGTGGTGCCGCAGCGCGCGGTGCTGCAGGGCGCGAAGAGCCACTTCGTGTGGGTCATCGACAAGGAAGGCAAGGCCGAGCAGCGCGTGGTGCAGGCGGGGCAGTGGACCGGCGACGAATGGTTCGTCACCAACGGTCTTGCGCCCGGCGAGCGCATCGTCGTCGACGGCGCGATCCGCGTGAGCCAGGGCGCGCCGCTGAAGATCGGAACGGCCGCGCCCGCCGCGCCGCCCAAGGCCGGAGAGACCGCGCCGCCCGACGGAAAACCCGCGGCGCAATCGACGCCGCCCGCCGCCAGACCCGCGGCGGGACCCACGACGCAGCAGGACAGGCAGCAGAGGGTGGCGCTGCGCATGTCGGTCGAGCTCTCCCTGTCGCGCGAAATGCACGCGGCGAACGCCAACTAG
- a CDS encoding TrkA C-terminal domain-containing protein — protein sequence MEFFQTLLEQQPMLALFFTIAVGYLVGEINIKGFSLGVGAVLFVAIAVGWFAPKSAPAPMIGTLGLALFLYTVGVQYGKQFFVGLTSRDGARANVMAVCGVLLAGFVCIAFVKWFGISEGIAYGLFAGSGTSTATLQAALTAIGNKDPAVGYSVSYPFGVAGPILFLYVVYLVMKPRFETTSTGLELHEIEVHNPEFIGKTVGESMQALPVGIQIVALRRAHHNQPAYANSVIEEDDVLLAASPSKKALALAAETIGRAAQGRFSKDRGDLDYLRVFASRPTVVGRPLSELQLPGGKDTVVLHVRRGDADMLPTPDLILEFGDRVGLLSNRAAHFPALRKYFGDSIKGTAEVSYISVGLGMALGFALGAITIPLPGIGKLAIGIIGVLLVALVLGRIGRTGGINWTMPLSANKVLFNLGLTLFLANAGMSSGTAVVQTVAQTGFLMLGLGALVLCALVLPVLILGFLVFRMPYDQVAGILAGTTGNPAILAYGNKLAPTDRPDVGYAMIFPSMTILKILFVNVAAALV from the coding sequence ATGGAGTTCTTCCAAACGCTGCTCGAGCAGCAGCCCATGCTGGCGCTGTTCTTCACGATCGCGGTCGGCTATCTCGTCGGCGAGATCAACATCAAGGGGTTCTCGCTGGGCGTCGGCGCGGTGCTCTTCGTCGCGATCGCGGTGGGCTGGTTCGCGCCCAAGTCGGCGCCGGCGCCGATGATCGGAACGCTGGGGCTCGCGCTCTTTCTCTATACGGTCGGCGTGCAGTACGGCAAGCAGTTCTTCGTGGGCCTGACGAGCCGCGACGGCGCGCGCGCGAACGTGATGGCCGTGTGCGGCGTGCTGCTCGCCGGGTTCGTGTGCATCGCGTTCGTGAAGTGGTTCGGGATCTCCGAAGGGATCGCCTACGGGCTGTTCGCCGGATCGGGCACCAGCACCGCGACGCTGCAGGCGGCGCTGACCGCGATCGGCAACAAGGATCCGGCCGTCGGCTACTCGGTCTCGTATCCGTTCGGCGTCGCGGGGCCGATCCTGTTCCTGTACGTGGTGTACCTCGTGATGAAGCCCAGGTTCGAGACGACCTCGACCGGCCTCGAGCTGCACGAGATCGAGGTGCACAACCCCGAGTTCATCGGCAAGACCGTCGGCGAGAGCATGCAGGCGCTGCCGGTCGGCATCCAGATCGTCGCTTTGCGCCGCGCGCATCACAATCAGCCGGCGTACGCCAACTCGGTGATCGAGGAAGACGACGTGCTGCTCGCGGCCTCGCCGAGCAAGAAGGCGCTCGCGCTCGCGGCCGAGACGATAGGGCGCGCGGCGCAGGGCCGGTTCTCGAAGGACCGCGGCGATCTCGATTACCTGCGCGTGTTCGCGTCCAGGCCGACGGTGGTGGGACGCCCGCTCTCCGAGCTCCAGCTCCCGGGCGGCAAGGACACGGTCGTCCTGCACGTGCGGCGCGGCGACGCCGACATGCTCCCGACGCCGGACCTGATCCTCGAGTTCGGCGACCGCGTCGGCCTGTTGTCCAACCGCGCGGCGCACTTCCCCGCGCTTCGCAAGTACTTCGGCGACTCGATCAAAGGCACCGCAGAGGTCAGTTATATCTCAGTCGGCCTCGGCATGGCGCTCGGCTTCGCGCTCGGCGCGATCACCATCCCGCTGCCCGGCATCGGCAAGCTCGCGATCGGCATCATCGGCGTGCTGCTGGTCGCGCTGGTCCTCGGCAGGATCGGGCGCACCGGCGGCATCAACTGGACCATGCCGCTGTCGGCGAACAAGGTGCTGTTCAACCTGGGCCTCACGCTGTTCCTCGCCAACGCCGGCATGTCCTCGGGAACCGCGGTGGTTCAGACAGTCGCCCAGACCGGGTTCCTGATGCTCGGACTCGGCGCCCTGGTGCTGTGCGCGCTCGTGCTGCCGGTGCTGATCCTGGGCTTTCTCGTGTTCAGGATGCCGTACGACCAGGTGGCGGGCATTCTCGCCGGCACCACCGGCAATCCCGCGATCCTCGCCTACGGCAACAAGCTCGCGCCCACCGACCGGCCCGACGTCGGCTACGCGATGATCTTCCCGAGCATGACGATCCTGAAGATCCTGTTCGTCAACGTCGCCGCCGCGCTGGTCTGA
- the pflA gene encoding pyruvate formate-lyase-activating protein: MAQAIAPSRWDLHVTRSGAAENRKAADYYAIHPSDVADFEYGDELTGYVHSWEVGSTVDGPGLRFVAFLTGCLLRCQYCHNPDTWHKHNGTPVTVSRAMKRIGQFANVLKLSGGGITISGGEPQLQHDFVVQIYQRCKALGLHTCMDTSGRLGEKFTDEDLSFIDLHLLDIKSGDPAVYEKVTRQPLKPTVDYAKRLSALGRPLWLRYVLVPGLTDGYDNVEKVADIAAGLKSLERVEILRFHQMGKDKWHKLGLEYPLENTEPPDRELSERVRGQFRSRGLTVY; this comes from the coding sequence ATGGCTCAGGCAATCGCGCCCAGCCGCTGGGACTTGCACGTCACCAGGAGCGGCGCGGCGGAGAACCGCAAGGCGGCCGACTACTATGCGATCCATCCCTCGGACGTCGCCGATTTCGAGTACGGCGACGAGCTGACGGGCTACGTGCACTCGTGGGAGGTCGGCAGCACGGTGGACGGCCCGGGGCTGCGCTTCGTCGCTTTCCTCACCGGGTGTCTGCTGCGCTGTCAGTACTGTCACAACCCCGATACCTGGCACAAGCACAACGGCACGCCGGTCACGGTGAGCCGCGCGATGAAGCGCATCGGCCAGTTCGCGAACGTGCTCAAGCTCTCGGGCGGCGGCATCACGATCTCCGGCGGCGAGCCGCAGCTCCAGCACGATTTCGTCGTGCAGATCTACCAGCGCTGCAAGGCGCTGGGGCTGCACACCTGCATGGACACCTCGGGACGGCTCGGCGAGAAGTTCACCGACGAAGATCTCTCGTTCATCGACCTGCATCTGCTCGACATCAAGTCGGGCGATCCCGCGGTCTACGAGAAGGTGACCCGCCAGCCGCTCAAGCCCACGGTCGATTACGCGAAGCGGCTGTCGGCGCTGGGGCGCCCGCTGTGGCTGCGCTACGTGCTCGTGCCGGGGCTCACCGACGGTTACGACAACGTCGAGAAGGTCGCCGACATCGCCGCCGGATTGAAGTCGCTCGAGCGCGTCGAGATCCTGCGCTTTCATCAGATGGGCAAGGACAAGTGGCACAAGCTCGGGCTCGAGTATCCGCTGGAAAACACCGAGCCGCCGGATCGCGAGCTCTCCGAGCGCGTGCGCGGGCAGTTCCGCAGCCGAGGGCTGACCGTCTACTAG
- a CDS encoding multidrug efflux RND transporter permease subunit: protein MSISHYCIDRPIFASVISIIITLAGAVAMFNLPIAQYPDITPPQITVSATYPGANADVVTNNVAAPIEQQVNGADRMIYMNSSSSSTGAMTLNVFFEIGTNPELAQVDVQNRVNLAMPQLPQSVQAQGVQVQKKSSAFMMVIAVYSPENRYDETYIANYTNVFVLDALKRIPGANQTAIFGTPDYAMRIWLKPDRMASLGITAADVQKAVAAQNEQYAVGRLGQSPTGKAVEQSFPVTTKGRLTEPAEFENIILRAASGGASIVRLKDVGRAELGQKDYSLRGTYQGKPATLLAVYQQPGANALDVATQVTKTLAELKKSFPEGIEYRVVMDTTKFTKASIEGVVHTFFEAVVLVVLVVYLFLQSFRATLIPVIAVPISIIGTFVGMTLLGFSINMLTLFGMILAIGIVVDDAIVVIENVERNMHVYHLDPVTAAKRAMDEVAGPVVAIVLVLCAVFVPVAFISGITGQLYKQFAITIAISVVISGIVALTLSPALAAILLKPAHGEKNRFFRWFEASFARMTEGYSAGAAFAIRRSLIALLLFAGMIAITVQLMRTIPTSFLPPEDQGYLLGAVMLPDAASLDRTAALSKNATDYFMKDPAVEGIAVVNGYSLLDVQNKNNAGAFFVGFKDFEERYHGDNIKTQNAPAVLRKAAAEFSKLREGIIVPVNPPSIPGLGTTGGMELWIQSKGEGTIAQLAEVTREYVARARQRPEFSGITTTFNAASQQLQADVDREKAETLGVPVEDVYNTMQTMFGSLYVSQFNKFSRLWQVIVQAEPSYRLTPEDLERVYVRSKTGAMIPLKSVVRTKYVTGPDLVTRFNNFPAVKITAQPGAGYSSGQAIETLEKVAAESLPAGYGIAWQGEAFEEKNAGSSSALVFVFGLVMVFLILAGQYEKWSLPLGVLTAVPFAIFGALLGILLRGLNNDIYFQIGLTTLVGLAAKNAILIFEFAVINREAGQSPYEAAMTAAKERLRPIVMTSLAFILGCVPLAIATGAAQNSRHSIGTGVIGGMLGATVIAVFFIPMFYYVIESFSSRFGGKKRAPEAPPEYAHDDGQAMPGGGGVALDAPHSKREDRA from the coding sequence ATGAGCATCTCCCACTACTGCATCGACCGGCCGATCTTCGCGTCCGTCATCTCGATCATCATCACGCTGGCGGGCGCGGTGGCGATGTTCAACCTGCCGATCGCGCAGTATCCGGACATCACGCCGCCGCAGATCACGGTGAGCGCGACCTACCCCGGCGCCAACGCCGACGTCGTCACGAACAACGTGGCGGCGCCGATCGAGCAGCAGGTCAACGGCGCCGACCGCATGATCTACATGAACTCGTCGAGCTCTTCGACCGGCGCGATGACGCTCAACGTGTTCTTCGAGATCGGCACCAATCCCGAGCTCGCGCAGGTCGACGTGCAGAACCGCGTCAACCTCGCGATGCCGCAGCTTCCGCAGTCGGTGCAGGCGCAGGGCGTGCAGGTCCAGAAGAAATCGTCGGCGTTCATGATGGTGATCGCGGTGTATTCGCCCGAGAACCGTTACGACGAGACCTACATCGCGAACTACACCAACGTGTTCGTGCTCGACGCACTGAAGCGCATCCCGGGCGCGAACCAGACCGCGATCTTCGGCACGCCCGATTACGCGATGCGCATCTGGCTCAAGCCCGACCGCATGGCCTCGCTCGGCATCACCGCGGCCGACGTGCAGAAAGCGGTGGCCGCGCAGAACGAGCAGTATGCCGTGGGTCGCCTCGGGCAGTCGCCGACCGGCAAGGCGGTGGAGCAGTCGTTCCCGGTCACCACCAAGGGGCGCCTCACCGAGCCCGCGGAGTTCGAGAACATCATCCTGCGCGCGGCGAGCGGCGGGGCGTCGATCGTGCGTCTGAAAGACGTCGGCCGCGCCGAGCTGGGGCAGAAGGATTACTCGCTGCGCGGCACCTACCAGGGCAAGCCCGCGACGCTGCTCGCGGTCTACCAGCAGCCGGGCGCCAACGCGCTCGACGTCGCGACCCAGGTGACCAAAACGCTCGCCGAGCTCAAGAAGTCCTTCCCCGAAGGCATCGAGTACCGGGTCGTGATGGATACGACCAAGTTCACCAAGGCGTCGATCGAAGGCGTCGTGCACACCTTCTTCGAGGCGGTGGTGCTGGTCGTGCTGGTGGTGTATCTCTTCCTGCAGTCGTTCCGCGCGACGCTCATCCCGGTCATCGCGGTGCCGATCTCGATCATCGGCACCTTCGTCGGCATGACGCTGCTCGGGTTCTCGATCAACATGCTGACGCTCTTCGGCATGATCCTCGCCATCGGCATCGTCGTGGACGACGCGATCGTGGTGATCGAGAACGTCGAGCGCAACATGCACGTCTACCACCTCGATCCGGTGACCGCGGCCAAGCGCGCGATGGACGAGGTCGCGGGCCCGGTCGTCGCCATCGTGCTCGTGCTGTGCGCGGTGTTCGTCCCGGTCGCGTTCATCAGCGGCATCACCGGGCAGCTCTACAAGCAGTTCGCGATCACGATCGCGATCTCGGTGGTGATCTCGGGCATCGTCGCGCTGACGCTGTCGCCCGCCCTCGCGGCCATCCTGCTCAAGCCGGCGCACGGCGAGAAGAACCGGTTCTTCCGCTGGTTCGAGGCGTCGTTCGCGCGCATGACCGAAGGCTATTCGGCGGGTGCTGCGTTCGCGATCAGGCGCTCGCTCATCGCCTTGCTGCTTTTTGCCGGCATGATCGCGATCACCGTGCAGCTCATGCGCACGATCCCGACGTCGTTCCTGCCGCCGGAGGACCAGGGCTACCTGCTCGGCGCGGTCATGCTGCCGGACGCGGCGAGCCTCGACCGCACCGCGGCGCTGTCGAAGAACGCGACCGATTACTTCATGAAGGACCCGGCGGTCGAGGGCATCGCGGTCGTCAACGGCTACAGCCTGCTCGACGTGCAGAACAAGAACAACGCGGGCGCGTTCTTCGTGGGCTTCAAGGATTTCGAGGAGCGCTACCACGGCGACAACATCAAGACCCAGAACGCGCCTGCGGTGCTGCGCAAGGCCGCCGCGGAGTTCTCGAAGCTGCGCGAAGGGATCATCGTCCCGGTGAATCCGCCGTCGATCCCCGGCCTCGGCACCACCGGCGGCATGGAGCTGTGGATACAGAGCAAAGGCGAGGGCACGATCGCGCAGCTCGCCGAGGTGACCCGCGAATACGTCGCCAGGGCGCGGCAGCGGCCGGAGTTCTCGGGCATCACCACGACGTTCAACGCGGCTTCGCAGCAGCTCCAGGCCGACGTGGACCGCGAGAAAGCCGAGACGCTGGGCGTGCCGGTCGAGGACGTGTACAACACCATGCAGACGATGTTCGGCTCGCTGTACGTCTCGCAGTTCAACAAGTTCAGCCGGCTGTGGCAGGTGATCGTGCAGGCCGAGCCGTCGTATCGCCTGACGCCGGAAGACCTCGAGCGCGTGTACGTGCGCAGCAAGACCGGTGCGATGATTCCGCTGAAATCGGTGGTGAGGACGAAGTACGTGACGGGCCCGGACCTCGTCACGCGCTTCAACAACTTCCCGGCGGTGAAGATCACCGCGCAGCCGGGCGCGGGGTACAGCTCGGGACAGGCGATCGAGACCCTGGAGAAGGTGGCCGCGGAATCGCTGCCCGCCGGCTACGGCATCGCCTGGCAGGGCGAGGCGTTCGAGGAGAAGAACGCCGGAAGCTCTTCGGCGCTGGTCTTCGTGTTCGGCCTCGTCATGGTCTTCCTCATCCTGGCGGGCCAGTACGAGAAATGGTCGCTGCCGCTCGGCGTGCTGACCGCGGTGCCGTTCGCGATCTTCGGCGCGCTGCTCGGCATCCTGCTGCGCGGGCTGAACAACGACATCTACTTCCAGATCGGTCTCACGACCCTGGTCGGTCTCGCGGCGAAGAACGCGATCCTGATCTTCGAGTTCGCGGTCATCAACCGCGAAGCGGGGCAGAGCCCGTACGAGGCCGCGATGACCGCGGCCAAGGAACGGCTGCGGCCGATCGTGATGACCTCGCTCGCATTCATCCTAGGCTGCGTGCCGCTCGCGATCGCCACCGGCGCGGCGCAGAACAGCCGGCACTCGATCGGCACCGGCGTCATCGGCGGGATGCTCGGCGCGACGGTGATCGCGGTGTTCTTCATCCCCATGTTCTATTACGTGATCGAGTCGTTCTCGTCGCGCTTCGGCGGCAAGAAGCGCGCGCCCGAGGCGCCGCCGGAGTACGCGCACGACGACGGGCAAGCCATGCCGGGCGGCGGCGGTGTCGCGCTGGATGCACCGCACTCGAAGCGCGAGGACCGCGCATGA
- a CDS encoding GntP family permease: MSLLVVVLALALLMYVAYRGLSVILFAPLCALLAVVLTEPSFVLPMMSGVFMDKLAGFVKSYLPVFLLGATFGKVIELSGFSKSIVSAVIALVGKERTMLSIVLVCALLTYGGVSLFVVVFAVYPFAAEMFRQGGIPKRLIPGTIALGAFTFTMDALPGSPQIQNIIPTTFFKTDTWAAPWLGVISAVFILVTGLLYLEWRRRTAAAAGEGYGTHLVNEPEPYTEEKLPNPWIAISPLLIVGVMNKVFTTLIPQLYGKTHATELPGLAKPLTTQIDSVAAIWAVEGALLLGIVTVVVLAWKPVSERFAEGTKTAVAGSLLAATNTAAEYGFGGVIAALPGFLLIADGLKAIPGVLVNEAVTVTALAGITGSASGGLSIALAAMSDSFVAGANAAGIPLEVLHRIASMASGGMDTLPHNGAVITLLAVTGLTHKVAYGDIFVITLIKTAAVFVAIAVFYTTGIY; encoded by the coding sequence ATGAGCCTGCTCGTCGTCGTCCTCGCGCTCGCGCTGCTGATGTACGTGGCCTATCGCGGGCTGTCGGTGATCCTCTTCGCGCCGCTGTGCGCGCTGCTCGCGGTGGTGCTCACCGAGCCGTCGTTCGTCCTGCCGATGATGAGCGGCGTCTTCATGGACAAGCTCGCGGGCTTCGTCAAATCGTACCTGCCGGTGTTCCTGCTCGGAGCCACTTTCGGCAAGGTCATCGAGCTCTCGGGATTCTCCAAGTCGATCGTCTCGGCGGTGATCGCGCTGGTCGGCAAGGAGCGCACGATGCTCTCCATCGTGCTGGTGTGTGCGCTCCTCACCTACGGCGGGGTGTCGCTGTTCGTCGTGGTGTTCGCGGTCTATCCGTTCGCGGCCGAGATGTTCAGGCAGGGCGGCATCCCGAAGCGCCTCATCCCCGGCACCATCGCGCTGGGCGCGTTCACCTTCACCATGGACGCGCTGCCCGGCAGCCCGCAGATCCAGAACATCATCCCGACGACGTTCTTCAAGACCGACACCTGGGCCGCGCCGTGGCTCGGCGTGATCAGCGCGGTGTTCATCCTCGTCACCGGGCTCCTGTATCTCGAGTGGCGGCGGCGCACCGCCGCCGCGGCCGGCGAAGGCTACGGCACCCACCTCGTCAACGAGCCCGAGCCTTACACCGAGGAGAAGCTGCCGAATCCCTGGATCGCGATCTCGCCGCTCCTCATCGTCGGGGTGATGAACAAGGTGTTCACCACGCTGATCCCGCAGCTCTACGGCAAGACGCACGCGACCGAGCTGCCGGGGCTCGCCAAGCCGCTCACGACGCAGATCGATTCGGTGGCGGCGATCTGGGCGGTGGAAGGCGCGCTCCTGCTGGGCATCGTCACCGTGGTCGTGCTGGCGTGGAAGCCGGTGAGCGAGCGCTTCGCCGAAGGCACCAAGACCGCCGTCGCGGGATCGCTGCTCGCGGCGACCAACACCGCCGCCGAATACGGCTTCGGCGGAGTCATCGCGGCCCTGCCCGGGTTCCTCCTCATCGCGGACGGGCTGAAAGCGATCCCCGGCGTGCTGGTCAACGAGGCGGTGACGGTCACCGCGCTGGCCGGCATCACCGGGTCGGCCTCGGGCGGTCTGTCCATCGCGCTCGCGGCGATGTCGGACAGCTTCGTGGCCGGGGCGAACGCCGCCGGGATCCCGCTCGAGGTGCTGCACCGGATCGCGTCGATGGCGAGCGGCGGCATGGATACCCTGCCGCACAACGGCGCGGTCATCACGCTGCTCGCGGTGACCGGGCTCACCCACAAGGTCGCCTACGGCGACATCTTCGTCATCACCCTGATCAAGACGGCGGCGGTGTTCGTCGCGATCGCGGTGTTCTACACCACCGGGATCTATTGA
- the fabI gene encoding enoyl-ACP reductase FabI — protein sequence MELPRPILKGAKALVVGIANQSSIAYGCASAFRTLGADLCVTYLNEKSKQYVEPIATELEVAERLFMPLDVTRPGEMEAVFDRIRSEWGKLDILVHSLAFAPREDLQGGLLNCSAEGFGIAMDISTHSFVRMAKLAAPLMTDGGAMLAMSYYGANKVVNNYNVMGPVKAALEACCRYLAYELGPQGIRVHAISPGPLKTRAASGLKDFELLLNEAAQRAPLGELVDIMDVGYTCAFLATPLAKRLTGETLYVDGGVNIMA from the coding sequence ATGGAACTCCCGCGTCCGATATTGAAAGGCGCCAAGGCGCTCGTCGTCGGCATCGCCAACCAGAGCTCGATCGCCTACGGCTGCGCCAGCGCGTTCCGCACCCTCGGTGCCGATCTGTGCGTCACGTACCTGAACGAAAAGTCGAAACAGTACGTAGAACCGATCGCGACCGAGCTCGAGGTCGCCGAACGGCTCTTCATGCCGCTCGACGTCACCCGGCCCGGCGAGATGGAAGCGGTGTTCGATCGCATCAGGAGCGAGTGGGGCAAGCTCGACATCCTCGTGCACTCGCTCGCGTTCGCGCCCAGGGAAGACCTGCAGGGCGGCCTGCTCAACTGCTCGGCCGAGGGATTCGGGATCGCGATGGACATCTCGACCCATTCGTTCGTGCGCATGGCGAAGCTCGCGGCGCCGCTGATGACCGACGGCGGCGCGATGCTCGCGATGAGCTACTACGGCGCGAACAAGGTGGTGAACAACTACAACGTGATGGGTCCGGTGAAGGCGGCGCTCGAAGCGTGCTGCCGCTATCTCGCGTACGAGCTCGGACCGCAAGGCATCCGCGTGCACGCGATCTCGCCCGGACCGCTCAAGACGCGGGCCGCCTCGGGACTCAAGGACTTCGAGCTGCTGCTCAACGAAGCCGCGCAGCGCGCTCCGCTCGGCGAGCTCGTCGACATCATGGACGTCGGCTACACCTGCGCGTTCCTCGCCACGCCGCTCGCGAAGCGCCTGACGGGCGAGACGCTGTACGTCGACGGCGGCGTCAACATCATGGCTTGA
- a CDS encoding RNA-binding protein, with protein MARLWIGNIAPETSDDEVKALLVKYGFPEYDGIERVAGDGTRPAVMVTFAGADAPTLEKFQARMQNLFWKDRRLNVSVMSESRWS; from the coding sequence ATGGCCCGGCTCTGGATAGGCAACATCGCACCCGAAACCTCCGACGACGAAGTGAAGGCCCTGCTCGTCAAGTACGGCTTCCCCGAATACGACGGCATCGAGCGCGTGGCCGGCGACGGCACCCGTCCGGCGGTGATGGTGACTTTCGCCGGCGCCGACGCGCCGACGCTCGAGAAGTTTCAGGCGCGCATGCAGAACCTGTTCTGGAAGGATCGACGCCTGAACGTGAGCGTGATGTCCGAGTCGCGCTGGTCCTAG
- a CDS encoding CBS domain-containing protein, with protein sequence MEIPLRSLEQLAPFATAGELVAKRREPLIFVAPQASVLDALQLMADKHIGFLVVLENGKLAGVVSERDFARRVLLARLAPAEVTVREIMATRVHTVPPASRIPECIAVMHQHGVRHLPVAVDNRVAGVLSVRDLMGSLIERHERLLRRLQEERLTLLFPDPSSY encoded by the coding sequence ATGGAGATTCCGCTCAGATCGCTCGAGCAGCTTGCGCCGTTCGCGACGGCCGGCGAGCTGGTGGCGAAAAGGCGCGAGCCGCTCATCTTCGTCGCGCCGCAGGCGAGCGTGCTCGACGCGCTGCAGCTCATGGCCGATAAACACATCGGCTTTCTCGTCGTGCTGGAAAACGGCAAGCTCGCCGGCGTGGTGTCCGAGCGCGACTTCGCGCGCCGCGTGCTGCTCGCCCGCCTGGCGCCTGCCGAGGTGACCGTGCGCGAGATCATGGCCACCCGCGTACATACGGTACCGCCGGCAAGTCGCATCCCGGAGTGCATCGCGGTCATGCACCAGCACGGCGTGCGCCACCTTCCGGTCGCGGTCGACAACCGCGTGGCAGGCGTGCTCTCGGTGCGCGACCTCATGGGCTCGCTGATCGAGCGGCACGAACGCCTGCTGCGGCGCCTCCAGGAAGAGCGTCTCACGCTCCTTTTTCCCGATCCGAGCAGCTACTAG